Proteins encoded within one genomic window of Halocatena marina:
- a CDS encoding MATE family efflux transporter: MSRVPNPIRLVVLYIGLALVRIDLLSRERARRTTKLAWPRIVTGIARMSKNAVDVAMVGIALGSTAIAGVGFAGPYWGFAFAVGGGIAAGTIALVSQRFGAKEFRDLGQAVRSSAIIVVVITIPITAFFSLFSVELISILSSDPEVVRFGSTYLQIVSLGIPFAALNLIGSRVFIGIDDAWTPMVLRSGGAIANIAFNAVLIFGFDLGVTGAAMGTVLSNVLVTGIFVVALVAGRLPGIGAFPVQIDPFGTYINLEIIKQLVEIGTPVVGRSLVWTVAEFPMLAIVAIFGSDVVAAFVIARRIWGLMNTPGWGFGLAASSLVGQKLGAGDEGTAEAYGHEIIRFAVAVYLVSAAVVFLFAEPIVVSFVSSPTDPSVGVAVSLVSVACVAVVLQGVSGGAAGPLDASGDTRWPFYSQAFGMFCCSIPLTYLGATTSLGLDGLYLAFIAETAVPAALNYYRFSTNKWKEVSRSYRVNSSVSDD, encoded by the coding sequence GTGTCACGTGTTCCGAATCCCATACGACTTGTAGTGCTGTACATAGGACTTGCTCTCGTCCGCATCGACCTCCTCAGCCGTGAGCGTGCCCGTCGGACCACGAAATTAGCGTGGCCACGTATTGTCACGGGTATTGCTCGGATGTCTAAAAACGCGGTCGACGTAGCGATGGTTGGCATTGCCCTCGGTTCGACTGCCATCGCAGGAGTCGGATTTGCTGGTCCGTATTGGGGATTCGCGTTTGCGGTTGGTGGGGGAATTGCCGCAGGGACAATTGCTCTTGTCTCACAACGGTTTGGCGCTAAAGAATTCAGGGATCTCGGGCAAGCGGTCCGCTCTAGTGCTATCATCGTCGTCGTCATCACGATCCCGATCACAGCCTTCTTCAGTCTGTTCTCAGTCGAATTGATCTCGATTCTGAGCAGCGATCCCGAAGTGGTCCGATTCGGATCGACGTATCTCCAAATTGTCTCGCTCGGCATTCCATTTGCAGCGTTGAATCTCATCGGAAGTCGCGTCTTTATTGGGATCGACGACGCGTGGACACCGATGGTCCTCCGATCGGGTGGCGCTATCGCTAATATCGCGTTCAACGCGGTTTTGATCTTTGGCTTCGATCTCGGTGTCACTGGCGCAGCGATGGGTACCGTCCTCTCGAATGTGCTCGTGACAGGAATATTCGTGGTCGCGCTCGTTGCGGGCCGACTCCCTGGTATCGGTGCGTTCCCGGTGCAGATCGATCCGTTTGGTACGTACATCAATCTCGAAATCATCAAGCAGCTGGTCGAGATCGGAACGCCCGTCGTAGGACGAAGCCTCGTGTGGACGGTCGCTGAGTTTCCGATGCTCGCAATCGTCGCCATATTCGGGAGCGATGTCGTTGCCGCGTTCGTCATCGCTCGTCGCATCTGGGGACTGATGAACACACCAGGGTGGGGATTCGGGCTTGCTGCTAGCAGTCTCGTCGGGCAAAAGCTTGGAGCCGGTGACGAAGGCACTGCGGAAGCGTACGGGCACGAAATCATCCGATTTGCGGTCGCAGTGTATCTTGTTTCAGCAGCGGTCGTCTTCCTATTTGCCGAGCCAATCGTCGTTTCGTTCGTCAGCAGTCCAACCGATCCGTCCGTTGGAGTCGCTGTTTCGCTCGTTTCGGTCGCCTGCGTTGCCGTCGTGTTACAAGGTGTCTCTGGTGGAGCTGCAGGGCCACTCGACGCCAGCGGCGACACGCGCTGGCCGTTCTACAGCCAAGCGTTCGGGATGTTCTGCTGTTCGATCCCGCTCACGTATCTTGGTGCGACGACGTCGCTCGGGCTCGACGGGCTGTATCTCGCGTTCATTGCTGAAACGGCGGTCCCAGCAGCGCTCAACTACTACCGCTTTTCGACGAACAAGTGGAAAGAAGTCAGCCGCAGTTATCGGGTGAACAGCAGCGTTTCCGACGACTGA
- a CDS encoding DMT family transporter, which yields MNQRLIVGAFLLLGTLWGSSFVAIDIGLSYFPPLQFAALRYLIAGIVILGYAWYSTPRWLPRTRNEWLISGVAGGFLIGGHHGFLYLGQEHVSGAVAAVVVSLGPVLTALFAVVVLGDRLTPLDVAGFALGFFGVFLVAQPGVAEQSSLPFTARLAALDPGALLTGDAIGVMTVLIGSACFALGAVLMRPIETDLPTRTIQAWAMLIGSALLFAAGIIRGESLATIQWTPVAGLSLLYLGTITGAGAFLIYFELLDRLGPTQINLIGYLEPVSATVISCLVLGQIIDPLTGLGFVTIVAGFVCVQRRSVVSLVRDRTTPGLA from the coding sequence ATGAACCAACGACTCATTGTCGGTGCCTTTCTCCTTCTCGGGACACTGTGGGGGAGTTCATTCGTTGCCATCGACATTGGGCTGTCGTATTTCCCACCGCTCCAGTTCGCCGCCTTGCGATACCTCATCGCAGGAATCGTGATCCTCGGATACGCGTGGTATTCGACCCCACGCTGGCTGCCCCGCACGCGCAATGAATGGTTAATCTCTGGAGTCGCTGGTGGCTTTCTCATTGGCGGTCACCATGGCTTCCTGTATCTCGGTCAGGAGCACGTCAGCGGCGCAGTCGCAGCGGTTGTAGTCAGCCTTGGACCCGTACTAACAGCATTATTTGCAGTTGTTGTCCTTGGAGACCGGCTAACACCGCTCGACGTCGCTGGGTTCGCTCTCGGTTTCTTTGGTGTGTTTCTGGTCGCCCAACCCGGCGTTGCCGAGCAGAGTAGCCTGCCATTCACTGCCCGACTCGCGGCGCTGGATCCCGGTGCGTTGCTGACAGGTGATGCGATTGGAGTCATGACCGTTCTCATTGGATCAGCCTGTTTCGCGCTGGGTGCGGTGCTGATGCGACCCATCGAGACTGACCTCCCGACTCGGACGATACAGGCATGGGCCATGCTCATCGGCTCGGCACTGTTGTTCGCTGCTGGAATCATTCGTGGTGAGTCACTCGCAACGATACAGTGGACACCGGTTGCAGGGCTATCGCTGCTGTATCTCGGAACAATCACTGGCGCAGGAGCGTTTCTCATCTACTTCGAACTACTCGACCGCCTTGGCCCAACACAGATCAATCTCATCGGCTACCTCGAACCCGTCTCTGCGACGGTTATCTCGTGTCTCGTCCTCGGTCAAATCATCGATCCGTTGACGGGGCTTGGATTCGTTACTATCGTTGCTGGATTCGTTTGCGTTCAGAGGCGTTCGGTCGTCTCGCTCGTTCGAGATCGAACCACACCGGGACTTGCATGA
- a CDS encoding Lrp/AsnC family transcriptional regulator: MDIDEKDVDILKTIADNETRSPDHISEVTEIPLSTVNYRLKLLREAGIIRNDHYDIDLEALGFEITFIIQIIAEYDEDYHQSLGERLADIDGITHVYFTAGDTDFFVIAQLTDPDMVEDLISELEAVDGVQRTISTYTISTLRDGHEPLQQISRETMLERLVD; the protein is encoded by the coding sequence ATGGACATTGATGAGAAAGACGTCGACATTTTGAAGACTATCGCGGACAACGAAACGCGGAGTCCAGACCACATCTCTGAGGTAACGGAGATTCCGCTCTCGACCGTAAACTACCGGCTAAAGCTGCTTCGAGAGGCAGGGATCATTCGCAACGACCATTACGACATTGATCTCGAGGCACTGGGTTTCGAAATTACGTTTATCATCCAAATTATTGCCGAGTACGACGAAGACTATCATCAGTCACTCGGTGAGCGCCTTGCTGACATCGACGGCATAACGCATGTCTATTTCACTGCAGGAGATACCGACTTCTTCGTTATTGCACAGCTGACCGATCCGGATATGGTCGAAGACCTGATCAGTGAGCTCGAAGCCGTTGACGGCGTTCAACGGACCATCTCGACCTACACGATCAGCACGCTCCGTGACGGGCACGAGCCGCTACAACAAATATCACGGGAGACGATGCTCGAGCGTTTGGTTGATTAA
- a CDS encoding iron-containing alcohol dehydrogenase family protein, with protein sequence MFNGLGSIDDTFSIKSPNDIRYGMGATDELKRFAARHGIESALIVTDADIADAGATAPVCDALSAASVDIHVFDGVTPEPKLRLAEQATEALSKVDADLVVGIGGGSCLDTAKLASVLIEHDTPIREMLGMDNVPGPGRPTVLVPTTAGTGSEVTHIGVFADEDDGNNKKVVYSEHLFCDLALVDPTLTRSLPPAIAAATGMDALSHAIESYVSTLRTPMTDVLARRAIELIGENLRQAVHQGAHNDEARYRMSLAATMAGQAFVNSGLGAVHALTYPLGVEYGIGHGRANAVLLPHVMRYNVLAEPDRLADIAHLLGSTDQTTLEQARGAADAVAALNDDMGIPNQLRELGDIDESEFEAFADVAFEYSQHNIDRNPRSMSRQDAVELFENAY encoded by the coding sequence ATGTTCAATGGACTGGGTTCTATCGATGATACTTTCTCTATCAAAAGTCCGAACGACATCCGATACGGGATGGGTGCGACAGATGAACTCAAAAGATTCGCCGCACGCCACGGGATCGAGTCGGCACTCATTGTCACAGACGCCGATATCGCCGATGCAGGAGCCACAGCTCCTGTTTGTGATGCGCTATCGGCGGCAAGCGTCGATATCCATGTCTTCGATGGAGTAACACCGGAGCCGAAGCTTCGTTTGGCCGAGCAAGCCACAGAAGCACTATCGAAGGTCGACGCTGATCTCGTTGTGGGTATCGGTGGGGGAAGCTGTCTGGACACCGCGAAACTCGCGTCGGTACTCATCGAGCACGATACTCCGATTCGTGAGATGCTGGGAATGGACAACGTTCCGGGGCCGGGACGCCCAACCGTGCTCGTTCCGACGACAGCGGGGACCGGGAGCGAAGTCACTCATATCGGCGTTTTTGCCGATGAAGATGACGGTAACAACAAGAAGGTGGTCTACTCCGAACACCTCTTTTGTGATCTCGCACTCGTCGATCCAACGCTGACTCGATCGCTGCCGCCCGCAATCGCCGCAGCGACCGGGATGGACGCGCTGAGCCACGCCATCGAAAGCTACGTTTCGACGCTCCGGACGCCAATGACTGACGTGTTGGCACGTCGGGCGATCGAACTGATTGGCGAGAACTTACGGCAGGCAGTCCACCAAGGAGCGCACAACGACGAGGCCCGCTACCGGATGAGCCTTGCAGCGACGATGGCGGGACAGGCGTTCGTCAATTCAGGGCTCGGGGCAGTTCACGCGCTCACGTATCCACTCGGTGTCGAGTACGGAATCGGCCACGGGCGGGCCAATGCCGTCCTGCTCCCTCACGTGATGCGGTATAACGTGCTCGCAGAGCCGGACCGTCTCGCAGACATCGCACACTTACTCGGCAGCACCGATCAGACAACGCTCGAACAGGCTCGCGGTGCGGCAGACGCCGTCGCCGCACTCAATGATGATATGGGTATCCCGAATCAGCTCCGGGAACTTGGTGATATCGACGAGAGCGAGTTCGAGGCGTTCGCTGACGTGGCGTTCGAATACTCACAACACAATATTGATCGTAACCCTCGTTCGATGAGTCGACAGGACGCGGTTGAACTGTTCGAAAACGCCTACTGA
- a CDS encoding carbohydrate ABC transporter permease, with protein sequence MSVSTERLPDSVHNAVASVTGSFERFQETPLTWIAPAILFLLLFRLYPLFEAVRMSFTNMKLTELGAEYVGVESYMQILSSPSFWTMARITVIFVVASVVLQIVLGMILALAIDYGVREKLYGSVSTRVAVLSAWVIPGIVIGILWKIMLIEANYGVVNFMLLQLGFDVVSFLSDPQMALVSTITANTWRGTAFSMIMLYAGLQQVPTHLYDAARVDGARALQRFRYVTLPQIKSVVFINLVLITIYTLNTFDMIMSLTGGGPGHATEVLALFMYFEGFERFDIGQAAAVAVMMLVVNIVMTAIYMRLFIDEEEF encoded by the coding sequence GTGTCTGTGAGTACCGAACGGCTACCGGATAGCGTTCACAATGCTGTGGCCTCCGTTACTGGCTCATTCGAGCGATTCCAAGAGACGCCGCTCACGTGGATCGCACCGGCGATCCTATTTCTCCTTCTCTTTCGGTTGTATCCACTCTTCGAAGCGGTTCGGATGAGTTTCACGAACATGAAACTCACAGAACTGGGAGCAGAGTACGTCGGCGTCGAATCATACATGCAGATCCTTTCGTCGCCATCGTTCTGGACAATGGCGAGGATCACGGTCATTTTCGTCGTGGCAAGCGTTGTCCTCCAGATCGTCCTCGGGATGATTCTCGCACTTGCCATCGATTACGGCGTCAGAGAGAAGCTATACGGAAGCGTTTCGACTCGTGTTGCTGTCCTCTCTGCGTGGGTGATTCCGGGGATCGTTATCGGGATCCTCTGGAAGATCATGCTCATCGAGGCGAACTACGGCGTTGTCAATTTCATGTTGCTCCAGTTGGGATTCGACGTCGTATCATTTCTCTCTGATCCACAGATGGCCCTCGTGTCAACGATTACGGCAAATACGTGGCGTGGAACAGCGTTCTCGATGATCATGCTGTACGCTGGACTGCAGCAGGTACCCACACATCTCTACGACGCAGCACGGGTCGACGGTGCACGGGCGTTACAACGGTTTCGGTACGTGACGCTCCCGCAGATAAAATCAGTCGTATTCATCAATCTCGTGTTGATCACGATCTACACGCTGAACACCTTCGACATGATAATGAGCCTGACAGGCGGTGGACCGGGGCACGCGACGGAAGTTCTGGCGCTGTTCATGTACTTCGAAGGATTCGAACGGTTCGATATCGGTCAAGCCGCTGCAGTCGCAGTGATGATGCTCGTTGTGAACATCGTGATGACTGCGATCTACATGCGCCTATTCATCGACGAGGAGGAGTTCTAA
- a CDS encoding ABC transporter ATP-binding protein, producing the protein MSTVEITELTKRYRTGSNSELIAVENLSIELEDGEFLVLVGPSGCGKSTTLRCIAGLETISEGEIRFGDTDVTGTTPEERNIAMVFQNYALYPHMTARQNMAFGLKMTTDISKEERHSRVIDAAQTLSIEELLTDKPKELSGGQQQRVALGRAIIREPEVFLMDEPLSNLDAKLRTQMRTEIQQLQSELGVTTVYVTHDQTEAMTMGDRIAVLNDGTLQQVGTPLECYYEPENLFVANFIGEPSMNFFEFELMGTSLVGETIDYTLSTQYDESIDDGTVVTLGIRPEDIEIVEEGGQNTFRGTVEVVEPMGDQNFLHLDLHGTEVTAAIAGEYDVETETEIWLHVPQAKIHLFDTQTGKALYNCERHSTTIPTVADVSGGEVA; encoded by the coding sequence ATGTCGACAGTAGAAATCACGGAGTTGACCAAGCGGTATCGTACAGGATCGAACAGCGAGCTGATCGCTGTCGAGAATCTCAGCATCGAACTCGAAGACGGGGAATTTCTCGTCCTCGTTGGACCCTCTGGCTGTGGGAAATCCACAACGCTTCGCTGTATTGCAGGTCTCGAAACGATCAGTGAGGGTGAAATCAGATTCGGAGACACCGACGTGACAGGGACGACACCCGAGGAGCGAAACATTGCGATGGTGTTCCAGAACTACGCGCTGTATCCACACATGACCGCCCGACAGAACATGGCATTTGGGCTGAAAATGACAACAGATATTTCAAAAGAAGAGCGACACAGCAGGGTTATCGATGCAGCACAAACACTCAGCATCGAGGAGTTACTTACGGACAAGCCAAAGGAACTCTCTGGCGGGCAACAACAGCGCGTCGCACTCGGACGAGCGATCATCCGAGAGCCCGAAGTATTCTTAATGGATGAACCGCTGTCGAATCTCGACGCGAAGCTCCGAACGCAGATGCGGACCGAGATCCAACAACTACAGTCAGAACTCGGGGTTACGACGGTTTATGTGACACACGATCAGACAGAAGCAATGACGATGGGTGATCGGATCGCCGTTCTCAATGATGGCACACTGCAACAGGTCGGAACACCACTCGAATGTTACTACGAGCCGGAGAATCTCTTCGTCGCGAATTTCATTGGCGAACCGTCAATGAATTTCTTCGAATTCGAACTGATGGGGACATCGCTCGTTGGCGAAACCATCGACTACACGCTTTCAACTCAGTACGACGAATCCATCGACGACGGGACTGTCGTGACGCTCGGCATTCGACCGGAAGACATCGAAATCGTCGAAGAAGGCGGTCAGAACACATTCAGAGGAACAGTTGAAGTCGTCGAACCAATGGGCGATCAGAACTTCCTCCATCTCGATCTGCATGGAACGGAGGTCACCGCGGCGATAGCGGGTGAGTACGATGTCGAAACCGAGACCGAAATATGGCTTCACGTTCCTCAAGCCAAGATTCATCTTTTCGATACTCAGACCGGAAAGGCGCTGTACAACTGCGAGCGACACAGCACCACGATTCCGACAGTAGCCGACGTTTCCGGAGGTGAAGTAGCGTGA
- a CDS encoding extracellular solute-binding protein → MGASALLGGLAGCLGGNTNSTGTESGKLVTTNRVGSKNVKATSVHWLLPDASHKQDENPEVAKVYEQLFETWAKDHPRVAMDLQYKTNLEQMKTKLLQAVAKGNAPTSAQVDSFWVPDFTDSLQPMDRVIEKPDDWYPFVKDIVHQNGSWRAVWKNTDCRALYYRQDLIDKYNGGNPPKTWDELIQVGKDIKGNENMAGYMYNGGKWEATTFDNLAMYWAQGGNLVNDEGKPVLDTPANKRALLSVFKFFKRTVDSGVTPQRVVNITDYGRLREAALNGQTAMFLGGNWQISTIKQQVDSKEEWKKWKVAKIPQRKPDIASTGTGGWTVGVFSQDETKRSAAVDYAGLFAKKTNMANLCKAGGFLPTRKSVFEETKFFSDDPYMQKYKKLLTDGRARPGVPIYLTISSEWQTAVGKVLTGQASPKAAVNTMIKNVNAEYEG, encoded by the coding sequence ATGGGTGCCAGCGCCCTCCTTGGAGGACTCGCTGGCTGTCTCGGGGGAAACACCAACTCGACAGGGACAGAGTCGGGAAAATTAGTGACAACGAATCGTGTTGGGTCGAAGAACGTAAAAGCCACATCTGTTCATTGGTTGCTTCCGGACGCATCTCACAAACAGGATGAAAATCCCGAGGTTGCGAAGGTGTACGAGCAACTGTTTGAAACGTGGGCAAAGGACCACCCGCGAGTTGCGATGGACCTACAGTATAAAACGAATTTAGAACAGATGAAGACGAAACTGCTCCAAGCCGTGGCGAAAGGAAACGCCCCTACATCGGCGCAAGTTGATTCATTCTGGGTTCCCGATTTCACGGACTCGCTCCAACCAATGGACAGAGTGATCGAGAAACCGGACGACTGGTACCCGTTCGTCAAAGATATTGTTCATCAAAACGGAAGTTGGAGAGCTGTTTGGAAGAACACTGATTGTCGAGCCCTCTACTACCGCCAAGACCTTATTGATAAGTACAACGGTGGAAACCCGCCAAAAACGTGGGATGAGCTCATTCAAGTCGGGAAAGATATCAAGGGAAACGAGAACATGGCCGGCTACATGTACAACGGCGGGAAGTGGGAAGCCACCACGTTCGACAATTTGGCGATGTACTGGGCACAGGGAGGTAATCTCGTCAATGATGAGGGAAAACCCGTACTCGATACACCGGCGAATAAGCGTGCACTGCTCAGCGTGTTCAAGTTTTTCAAACGGACGGTCGATTCCGGTGTCACGCCCCAACGAGTCGTGAACATCACCGATTACGGTCGACTCCGGGAAGCCGCTCTCAATGGACAGACGGCAATGTTCCTTGGTGGAAACTGGCAAATATCGACCATCAAACAACAGGTCGATAGCAAAGAGGAGTGGAAGAAATGGAAGGTTGCGAAAATCCCACAGCGCAAACCGGATATCGCATCGACCGGCACAGGTGGATGGACGGTCGGTGTGTTTTCTCAGGACGAAACGAAACGCAGTGCAGCGGTCGACTACGCGGGACTGTTCGCGAAAAAGACGAATATGGCGAATCTGTGTAAGGCAGGTGGATTCCTTCCAACTCGGAAGTCGGTGTTCGAGGAGACGAAGTTCTTCTCAGATGACCCGTACATGCAGAAGTACAAGAAACTGCTGACGGACGGTCGTGCTCGGCCCGGCGTTCCGATTTATCTCACGATTTCCTCGGAGTGGCAGACTGCTGTTGGAAAAGTTCTCACCGGACAGGCCTCGCCAAAGGCGGCAGTCAATACGATGATCAAGAACGTGAACGCTGAATACGAGGGTTGA
- a CDS encoding TrmB family transcriptional regulator: protein MDVDVVRKSLQNAGFSQYEALVYVALVRRGAASAVTVAEESGVPKSRVYDVLRDLEAEDLIETYKQDSLHARALSPDSIIAALREQANSFSEAADELRDMWEASDLDDHDLTIVKRFETVVERTKSLIRTAENEIQLAGTTAQYDELRPVLHEAYGRGVFIKLSLYRPEGSRSTIDTEFEFENTASEVCSRDLPTPFVALIDRSQTCFAPQRGSGYEFGILATNRPLTYVFHWYYQTSLWDNWDVVYSTRGSSPPITYVNIRQCVVDIAPLYHEGVIIEVRAEVSDTESGDVHAISGRVVDLVYTRSRSANIYPALSDISGQVSIFIDDGDRTHSLGGWYAKVEDFELRRLTIESIEMGATDDGSSD from the coding sequence ATGGACGTAGATGTCGTCAGGAAATCACTTCAAAACGCTGGCTTCTCACAGTATGAAGCGTTAGTGTACGTCGCTTTGGTACGACGCGGAGCTGCCTCTGCAGTAACGGTTGCTGAAGAAAGTGGTGTGCCGAAATCTCGTGTCTACGATGTTCTCCGTGATCTCGAAGCCGAAGATCTCATCGAGACATACAAACAGGATAGCCTTCATGCGCGTGCGCTCTCCCCGGATTCGATTATTGCAGCGCTTCGAGAGCAAGCGAACTCCTTCTCCGAAGCAGCGGACGAACTTCGAGACATGTGGGAGGCGTCTGATCTTGATGACCATGATTTGACCATCGTCAAGCGATTTGAGACGGTCGTCGAACGCACGAAATCGCTCATCCGAACAGCCGAAAACGAGATCCAACTGGCGGGGACAACAGCGCAATACGACGAGCTACGGCCTGTCCTCCACGAGGCGTATGGTCGTGGTGTGTTCATCAAACTCTCTTTGTACCGTCCCGAAGGGAGCCGATCAACTATCGACACGGAGTTCGAATTCGAGAATACGGCAAGCGAAGTTTGTTCACGGGACCTTCCAACTCCGTTCGTTGCGTTAATTGACCGATCCCAAACGTGCTTTGCACCACAGCGCGGATCGGGGTATGAATTTGGTATTCTTGCGACCAATCGTCCACTCACGTACGTCTTCCATTGGTACTATCAGACCTCTCTGTGGGATAACTGGGATGTCGTGTACTCTACACGAGGAAGTTCCCCACCGATTACATACGTGAATATTCGTCAATGCGTCGTCGACATCGCGCCGCTCTATCACGAGGGGGTAATCATCGAGGTACGTGCAGAGGTGTCTGACACTGAAAGCGGTGATGTGCACGCAATTTCAGGCCGAGTGGTTGATCTTGTGTACACTCGCTCAAGAAGCGCTAATATTTATCCTGCCTTATCGGATATCTCCGGGCAGGTGTCGATATTCATAGATGACGGTGACAGAACGCATAGTTTGGGTGGCTGGTACGCGAAAGTTGAGGATTTCGAACTACGTCGTTTGACGATCGAATCGATAGAAATGGGTGCCACTGACGATGGATCGTCTGATTAG
- a CDS encoding carbohydrate ABC transporter permease, which produces MSVQHRIDSISRTLSVYTVVTYAIYVLAGVFFLFPVLWVLSMSLRIDGSVISYPVQFIPQEITLDPYAEVLQDSSMVTWILNSVKIAVLEVIGIIIVTLPAAYAFSRFDFRGKKPLLFSVLLFQMISPVVIVIPLYNLMNQLQLLDTHLGLILLYIGLQVPFSIWLLKSYFDTIPDGLDEAARVDGCNRLQTLLYVLLPSMAPGIAVVAIFNFVFAWAEFVMAFTVLDSNRLYTVSIGLFSFQGQYSTDWRVISAASIIAMLPLLVMFIALQRYFVKGLVEGAVKG; this is translated from the coding sequence ATGAGCGTACAGCACCGAATCGATTCGATTTCCCGCACACTCTCTGTGTACACTGTGGTAACGTACGCGATCTATGTGCTCGCAGGCGTATTTTTCCTGTTCCCGGTGCTCTGGGTGCTCTCGATGAGTCTTCGGATTGATGGATCAGTGATTTCGTATCCCGTGCAGTTCATTCCGCAAGAGATCACCCTCGACCCATACGCTGAGGTGTTACAGGATTCATCGATGGTGACGTGGATACTCAATTCGGTGAAAATCGCTGTGCTCGAAGTCATTGGAATCATTATCGTAACGCTGCCAGCAGCGTACGCATTCTCTCGGTTCGATTTTCGAGGAAAAAAGCCGCTGCTCTTCTCAGTACTGTTGTTTCAGATGATCTCGCCGGTCGTCATCGTCATTCCGCTCTACAATCTGATGAACCAGCTGCAACTACTGGATACCCATCTCGGACTCATTCTCCTCTATATCGGGCTGCAAGTTCCGTTCTCGATCTGGCTCCTCAAGAGCTACTTCGATACGATTCCAGACGGATTGGACGAAGCAGCTCGCGTTGATGGCTGTAATCGGTTGCAAACCCTTCTTTACGTCTTGCTCCCATCGATGGCACCGGGAATTGCTGTCGTTGCGATTTTCAACTTCGTATTCGCGTGGGCTGAATTCGTGATGGCATTCACGGTTCTCGATAGCAATCGGCTCTACACTGTCTCAATTGGCCTCTTCTCGTTTCAGGGACAGTATAGCACAGACTGGCGCGTCATCTCCGCAGCGAGTATCATCGCCATGCTCCCGCTGTTGGTGATGTTCATCGCGCTACAGCGATACTTCGTTAAAGGACTCGTCGAGGGGGCAGTCAAAGGATGA
- a CDS encoding Gfo/Idh/MocA family protein: MTIRLAAIGLGTLGEHELEIYEEIPDVDITAGADIEKGKRERFESRFDAPAYETHEQLLEAHGDELDAASIVTPHTLHYEQAMACLERELHLFIEKPLVTDVTHAQTLVKTADRQGCVLVVGYQRHYHPVYKEIKRRIESGQIGRVHSLNCYMGQHWIRKFENAWRTNPSLSGGGQLYDSGSHLLDTLLWTTGTTPVAVGAMMDTREHDVDVTSALTLSLERDGNPVTGSVLVTADGTEDPSTYEGLVIWGTEGRLTYTRDTLTITRRDTAPEEITVDGATDFKTLLRYKLTDFIEAVRGEHEPTVPGSYGQIVVALTEAAYDAYRTGTTVGVAQYLETATPATD, translated from the coding sequence GTGACGATCCGTCTGGCAGCGATCGGTCTCGGAACGCTCGGAGAGCACGAACTCGAAATTTACGAAGAGATCCCAGACGTCGATATCACCGCGGGAGCTGACATCGAGAAAGGCAAGAGAGAACGGTTCGAGAGTCGGTTCGACGCACCTGCTTACGAAACTCACGAGCAACTGCTCGAAGCACACGGCGATGAACTCGACGCAGCCTCAATCGTCACCCCACACACGCTTCATTACGAACAGGCAATGGCGTGTCTCGAACGGGAATTGCATCTCTTCATCGAAAAGCCGCTCGTCACGGATGTCACCCACGCGCAAACGCTCGTTAAAACAGCCGATCGACAGGGATGCGTTCTCGTTGTTGGATACCAGCGTCACTATCATCCAGTGTATAAGGAGATCAAACGACGAATTGAATCAGGACAGATCGGTCGAGTGCACAGCCTCAACTGTTATATGGGTCAGCATTGGATCCGGAAATTCGAAAACGCGTGGCGAACGAATCCCAGCCTCTCGGGCGGTGGCCAGCTGTACGACTCCGGATCGCATCTCCTCGACACGCTGCTGTGGACGACTGGAACGACTCCGGTCGCTGTCGGGGCGATGATGGACACTCGTGAGCACGATGTGGACGTGACCAGTGCGCTCACACTGTCATTGGAGCGTGATGGAAACCCAGTCACTGGAAGTGTTCTCGTGACCGCTGACGGAACGGAGGACCCCTCGACGTACGAGGGGCTGGTTATCTGGGGAACGGAGGGACGACTGACGTACACGCGTGATACACTGACCATCACGCGGCGTGACACAGCTCCTGAGGAGATCACAGTCGATGGAGCCACGGATTTCAAAACGTTGCTTCGCTACAAGCTCACCGACTTCATCGAAGCCGTCCGCGGAGAACACGAGCCGACTGTTCCAGGCTCGTACGGACAGATCGTGGTTGCTCTCACAGAAGCGGCGTATGATGCGTACCGAACGGGAACAACGGTCGGTGTTGCGCAGTATCTCGAAACAGCCACCCCTGCAACAGACTAG